In Actinomadura citrea, a single window of DNA contains:
- a CDS encoding YciI family protein, with protein sequence MRYVLMICSDETAGTDPEQAAATGCGGWSQEMARRGVIRGGAGLAPSDQATTVKVRGDEVLLTDGPFAETKDQIGGFSLIECGGLQEAIEIASRHPWAALGQIEIRPVEEPGPATT encoded by the coding sequence GTGCGCTACGTGCTGATGATCTGCAGCGACGAGACCGCCGGCACCGATCCCGAGCAGGCCGCCGCCACCGGCTGCGGCGGCTGGTCGCAGGAGATGGCGCGGCGCGGCGTCATCCGCGGCGGCGCCGGGCTCGCGCCCAGCGACCAGGCCACCACCGTCAAGGTCCGCGGCGACGAGGTGCTGCTCACCGACGGTCCGTTCGCCGAGACCAAGGACCAGATCGGCGGGTTCTCCCTCATCGAGTGCGGCGGGCTGCAGGAGGCCATCGAGATCGCCTCCCGCCACCCGTGGGCCGCCCTCGGCCAGATCGAGATCCGCCCGGTCGAGGAACCGGGCCCCGCGACGACGTGA
- a CDS encoding RNA polymerase sigma factor, producing the protein MTAAPSPQPPATARTGAADAVARAFRAEWGQVVATLIRVTGDWDLAEECAQDAFAAALERWPRDGVPARPGAWLTTAARNRAVDRLRRDAAGARKLAQAARTAGPPPRPEPDAFGDDRLRLMFTCCHPALRLDARVALTLRTLAGLTTGEIARAFLVEEPAMSKRITRAKRKIRDAGIPYRVPPPDLLPERTTAVLGVLYLLFNEGYGATGGGALQRRALCGEAIGLARLLASLLPAEPEARGLLALMLLHDARAAARTDAAGALVTLEHQDRSRWDAAEIAEGVALLEDALRPAPGRPPPGPYQVQAAIAACHATAPDAAATDWSQIAVLYELLAGLVPSPVVRLNRAVAVGMADGPAAGLELVGDLERSGALDGYHLLPATRADLLRRMGRDTEAAAAYRAALDLVANDAERRHLARRLAEITPHGSG; encoded by the coding sequence GTGACCGCCGCCCCCTCGCCCCAGCCGCCTGCGACCGCTCGAACGGGCGCCGCCGACGCCGTCGCGCGGGCCTTCCGGGCCGAATGGGGCCAGGTCGTGGCCACCCTGATCCGGGTGACCGGCGACTGGGACCTGGCCGAGGAGTGCGCCCAGGACGCCTTCGCCGCGGCGCTGGAACGCTGGCCGCGCGACGGCGTCCCGGCCCGGCCCGGCGCCTGGCTGACCACCGCCGCCCGCAACCGCGCCGTGGACCGGCTGCGCCGCGACGCCGCCGGCGCCCGCAAGCTCGCCCAGGCCGCCCGCACCGCCGGACCGCCCCCGCGGCCCGAACCGGACGCCTTCGGCGACGACCGGCTGCGGCTGATGTTCACCTGCTGCCACCCCGCGCTGCGCCTCGACGCCCGCGTCGCCCTCACCCTGCGCACCCTCGCCGGCCTCACCACCGGCGAGATCGCCCGCGCGTTCCTGGTCGAGGAGCCCGCGATGTCCAAACGGATCACCCGCGCCAAACGCAAGATCCGCGACGCGGGCATCCCCTACCGCGTCCCGCCGCCCGACCTGCTGCCCGAACGCACCACCGCCGTCCTCGGCGTGCTGTACCTGCTGTTCAACGAGGGCTACGGCGCCACCGGCGGCGGCGCGCTGCAGCGCCGTGCGCTGTGCGGGGAGGCGATCGGCCTCGCCCGGCTGCTGGCCTCGCTGCTGCCCGCCGAGCCCGAGGCGCGCGGCCTGCTGGCGCTGATGCTGCTGCACGACGCCCGCGCCGCCGCCCGCACCGACGCGGCCGGCGCGCTGGTCACCCTGGAGCACCAGGACCGCTCCCGCTGGGACGCCGCCGAGATCGCCGAGGGCGTCGCCCTGCTGGAGGACGCCCTGCGCCCCGCGCCCGGCCGTCCCCCGCCCGGCCCCTACCAGGTGCAGGCCGCCATCGCGGCCTGCCACGCCACCGCGCCCGACGCCGCCGCCACCGACTGGTCCCAGATCGCCGTGCTGTACGAACTGCTCGCGGGGCTGGTCCCCTCACCGGTGGTGCGGCTGAACCGGGCGGTCGCGGTCGGGATGGCCGACGGCCCCGCCGCCGGACTGGAACTGGTCGGGGACCTGGAGCGCTCCGGCGCCCTGGACGGCTATCACCTGCTGCCCGCCACCCGCGCCGACCTGCTGCGCCGCATGGGCCGCGACACCGAGGCCGCCGCCGCCTACCGCGCCGCGCTGGACCTGGTCGCCAACGACGCCGAGCGCCGCCACCTCGCCCGCCGCCTCGCCGAGATCACCCCGCACGGGTCCGGCTGA
- a CDS encoding alpha/beta fold hydrolase encodes MDTTHSKDGTRIAIDRTGEGPALIHVGGALNDRGSGAALAGLLAPHRTVLTYDRRGRGDSGDTPPYAVEREIEDLAAVIEAAGGSAAVYGMSSGAVLALRAAAQGLPITGLALFEPPFNPAHDDRLTRARAYNTELTGMLADGRRGDALALFMTAVGMPEEMVRQMRGAPMWPAMEALAPTLAYDSAVMDDAATGAELPEDLLAGVTVPTLVLDGGDSPAWMRDIARRTAALLPAGTHRTLDGQTHDVDPAALAPALAGFLTG; translated from the coding sequence ATGGACACCACGCACTCCAAGGACGGCACCCGCATCGCCATCGACCGGACCGGTGAGGGACCCGCCCTGATCCATGTCGGCGGCGCCCTCAACGACCGCGGCTCCGGTGCCGCGCTCGCCGGGCTGCTGGCCCCGCACCGCACCGTCCTCACCTACGACCGCCGGGGACGCGGCGACAGCGGCGACACCCCTCCCTACGCCGTCGAGCGGGAGATCGAGGACCTGGCCGCCGTCATCGAGGCCGCCGGCGGGTCCGCCGCGGTGTACGGGATGTCGTCCGGCGCGGTCCTGGCGCTGCGCGCCGCCGCGCAGGGCCTGCCCATCACCGGGCTCGCGCTGTTCGAGCCGCCCTTCAACCCCGCCCACGACGACCGCCTCACCCGCGCCCGCGCCTACAACACCGAGCTGACCGGCATGCTGGCCGACGGGCGCCGCGGGGACGCCCTCGCCCTGTTCATGACCGCCGTCGGGATGCCGGAGGAGATGGTCCGCCAGATGCGGGGCGCGCCGATGTGGCCCGCGATGGAGGCGCTCGCGCCCACCCTCGCCTACGACTCGGCCGTCATGGACGACGCCGCCACGGGCGCCGAGCTGCCGGAGGACCTGCTCGCAGGCGTCACCGTCCCGACCCTGGTGCTGGACGGCGGCGACAGCCCCGCCTGGATGCGCGACATCGCCCGCCGCACCGCCGCGCTCCTGCCCGCCGGGACGCACCGCACCCTGGACGGCCAGACCCACGACGTCGACCCCGCCGCGCTCGCCCCCGCCCTGGCCGGGTTCCTCACCGGCTGA
- a CDS encoding IMPACT family protein: protein MRTIRRGGSVELEVRRSRFVCTLARAADEAEAVAFIAGHRRAHRDATHNCTAYVVGEHGEITKSSDDGEPAGTAGIPMLEVLVRRGLTGTAAVVTRHFGGVKLGAGGLVRAYGQAVSGALDAVGVVELRPVVTVTVGVDHALAGRFLGDLHARGHQPGDVRYGTGVEADVAVPVPELEAFEAWAAEVTAGRARTRRGATGHIEVPVL from the coding sequence GTCTGCACGCTCGCCCGCGCCGCCGACGAGGCCGAGGCGGTCGCGTTCATCGCCGGGCACCGGCGGGCGCACCGCGACGCCACCCACAACTGCACCGCCTACGTCGTCGGCGAGCACGGCGAGATCACCAAGAGCAGCGACGACGGCGAGCCGGCCGGGACGGCGGGGATCCCGATGCTGGAGGTGCTGGTGCGGCGCGGGCTGACCGGCACCGCCGCGGTCGTCACCCGCCACTTCGGCGGGGTGAAGCTCGGCGCGGGCGGCCTGGTGCGCGCCTACGGGCAGGCGGTCTCCGGCGCCCTCGACGCCGTCGGCGTGGTGGAGCTGCGCCCGGTGGTGACGGTCACCGTCGGCGTGGACCACGCGCTGGCGGGGCGGTTCCTGGGCGATCTGCACGCCCGCGGACACCAGCCCGGCGACGTCCGCTACGGGACTGGCGTGGAGGCCGACGTCGCGGTGCCCGTCCCGGAGCTGGAGGCGTTCGAGGCGTGGGCCGCGGAGGTCACCGCCGGACGGGCCCGGACGCGGCGCGGCGCGACCGGCCACATCGAGGTGCCCGTCCTCTGA